The following are from one region of the Lacinutrix sp. Bg11-31 genome:
- a CDS encoding DUF6686 family protein translates to MCHNVKTISKVSSGELSICENCKIYHLEFNNICFEFNVEQYEKFKNYLLNIETNYWETKYAHSKVKRKIPIPSLQPNLVLMFNRQEIEELKSLFCNKKNVFLALDDIDYTLILN, encoded by the coding sequence ATGTGCCATAATGTAAAGACAATATCAAAAGTTAGTAGTGGCGAATTATCAATATGTGAAAACTGCAAAATATACCATTTAGAGTTTAATAATATATGTTTTGAGTTTAATGTAGAGCAGTATGAGAAATTTAAAAACTACCTTTTAAATATAGAAACCAACTATTGGGAAACAAAATACGCACACTCGAAAGTTAAACGTAAAATACCAATACCATCTTTACAACCTAATCTGGTTTTAATGTTTAATAGGCAGGAAATAGAAGAGTTAAAGTCACTTTTTTGTAATAAAAAGAATGTCTTTTTAGCGTTAGATGATATAGACTACACTCTTATTCTAAATTAA
- a CDS encoding 5-carboxymethyl-2-hydroxymuconate Delta-isomerase, producing the protein MPHFVIDCSENILNNVEAKSVLSKVHSTANNSLLFDEADIKVRLNPFKENYLVGGKKETFIHVFANIMEGRTIEQKAKLSKSMVTELKTMFPDIPFIAINIRDFEKATYCNKSMV; encoded by the coding sequence ATGCCACATTTTGTAATAGATTGCTCTGAAAATATTTTAAATAATGTTGAAGCAAAATCTGTTTTAAGCAAAGTACACAGCACAGCAAATAACAGCTTATTATTTGATGAGGCAGATATTAAAGTACGCTTAAACCCTTTTAAAGAAAACTATTTAGTTGGCGGAAAAAAGGAAACTTTTATTCATGTTTTTGCAAACATTATGGAAGGCAGAACAATCGAACAAAAAGCAAAGCTTTCTAAGAGTATGGTAACCGAATTAAAAACGATGTTTCCAGATATTCCTTTTATTGCAATTAATATAAGAGATTTTGAAAAGGCAACATATTGTAACAAATCAATGGTATAA
- the hemF gene encoding oxygen-dependent coproporphyrinogen oxidase — protein MKDKFFKYIHQLQDTITAGLEKVDGKATFQEDIWKRPEGGGGRTRVIENGNVFEKGGVNISGVHGKLPDSMQKYFGVEDADFFACGLSLVLHPKNPMVPTVHANWRYFEMYDKDQNIVDQWFGGGQDLTPYYLFDEDATHFHQTCKTACDKHNPEFYPKYKARCDEYFYNAHRNEGRGIGGLFFDYCKASEDMSMQKWYDFVTEVGDSFLEAYVPIAEKRKDLEYTKIQRDWQEIRRGRYVEFNLVHDKGTLFGLKTNGRIESILMSLPPHVQWVYDHNPEVGSEEERLIKVLQNPKDWT, from the coding sequence ATGAAAGATAAATTTTTCAAATACATACATCAATTACAAGACACTATTACAGCAGGTCTAGAAAAAGTTGACGGAAAAGCAACTTTTCAAGAAGACATATGGAAACGGCCAGAAGGTGGTGGCGGACGAACAAGAGTTATAGAAAATGGAAACGTTTTTGAAAAAGGAGGCGTTAATATTTCTGGTGTTCATGGAAAGTTACCTGACTCTATGCAAAAGTATTTTGGTGTGGAAGATGCCGATTTTTTCGCCTGTGGATTAAGCCTGGTTTTACATCCTAAAAACCCAATGGTTCCAACTGTACATGCAAATTGGCGCTATTTCGAAATGTATGATAAAGACCAAAATATTGTAGACCAATGGTTTGGTGGCGGACAAGACCTAACGCCTTATTATTTGTTTGATGAAGATGCAACACATTTTCATCAAACCTGTAAAACTGCTTGCGACAAACACAATCCAGAGTTTTATCCAAAATACAAAGCACGTTGCGACGAGTATTTTTACAATGCACACCGTAACGAAGGTCGTGGTATTGGAGGTCTATTTTTCGATTATTGCAAAGCTTCAGAAGACATGAGCATGCAAAAATGGTACGATTTTGTTACCGAAGTTGGAGATAGTTTCCTTGAAGCCTATGTTCCTATTGCAGAAAAAAGAAAAGATTTAGAATACACAAAAATACAACGCGATTGGCAAGAAATACGTCGTGGTCGCTATGTTGAGTTTAATTTAGTACACGATAAAGGAACGCTTTTCGGCTTAAAAACAAATGGAAGAATAGAAAGCATTTTAATGAGTTTGCCTCCTCATGTGCAATGGGTTTACGATCATAATCCAGAAGTAGGCAGCGAAGAAGAACGATTGATTAAAGTATTACAAAATCCTAAAGATTGGACTTAA
- a CDS encoding 3'-5' exonuclease: MISKLNLENILFLDIETVPETQNFNELDKTKQELWEAKSRYQRKEEFSAEEFYDRAGIWAEFGKIICISVGYFTNQGETRLFRTTSFYGEEPTLLRDFKNLLISHFSQAKHLLCAHNGKEFDFPYIARRMIINNIELPYKLNLFGKKPWEVPHLDTLELWKFGDYKTYTSLKLMTNVLGIPSPKDDIDGSEVYKTYYEDNDIDRIIVYCEKDTIAVAQIFLRLRGESILEDDEIIHV, from the coding sequence ATGATATCTAAACTCAACCTAGAGAACATCTTATTCTTAGACATTGAAACGGTTCCTGAAACTCAAAATTTTAATGAGCTAGATAAAACCAAACAAGAACTTTGGGAAGCAAAATCGCGCTACCAAAGAAAAGAAGAATTTTCGGCTGAGGAATTTTACGATCGTGCAGGTATTTGGGCAGAATTTGGTAAGATAATTTGTATTTCGGTTGGGTATTTTACAAATCAAGGCGAAACACGTTTGTTTCGTACCACTTCTTTTTATGGAGAAGAACCAACTCTTTTAAGAGACTTTAAAAACTTATTAATTTCTCATTTTAGCCAAGCCAAACACTTACTATGTGCTCATAATGGTAAGGAATTCGATTTCCCTTACATAGCGAGACGCATGATTATTAATAATATAGAATTACCATACAAACTTAATCTCTTTGGTAAAAAACCATGGGAAGTACCACATCTAGACACTTTAGAGTTATGGAAGTTTGGAGATTACAAAACCTACACCTCTTTAAAATTGATGACAAACGTTTTAGGTATTCCATCTCCAAAAGACGATATCGATGGTAGTGAAGTTTATAAAACCTATTATGAAGATAACGACATAGACAGAATAATTGTCTATTGCGAAAAGGACACTATTGCAGTGGCTCAAATTTTCTTGAGGTTACGTGGTGAGAGTATTCTTGAGGATGATGAGATTATACATGTGTAA
- a CDS encoding DUF4442 domain-containing protein, translating to MYKIATKFLTRFVKPASIYKYGFNWSPMYRRTTAKLIEVSDDLHFVKIRLKLNWKNRNYAGSIFGGSMLSATDPIYMIQLIQILGDDYVVWDKAVTAKYKRPAKGAIYGEFIFTAEEIKTIKLNVLQQQQLDIVKDMVLVNAKNKTVAEFSKTLYIAEKAFYKEKLKQRNSR from the coding sequence ATGTATAAAATTGCAACCAAATTTTTAACACGCTTTGTAAAACCAGCTAGCATTTATAAATATGGCTTTAACTGGTCTCCAATGTATAGACGCACAACTGCAAAACTTATTGAAGTTAGCGACGATTTACATTTTGTAAAAATTAGACTAAAACTAAATTGGAAAAACCGCAATTATGCAGGTTCTATTTTTGGAGGCAGTATGCTATCTGCTACAGATCCAATTTACATGATACAGCTTATTCAAATTTTAGGTGATGATTATGTGGTTTGGGACAAAGCAGTAACCGCTAAATATAAACGTCCTGCAAAAGGCGCTATATATGGTGAATTTATTTTTACTGCTGAAGAAATAAAAACTATAAAACTTAACGTATTGCAACAGCAACAGCTTGATATTGTTAAAGACATGGTTTTGGTTAACGCTAAAAACAAAACTGTAGCAGAGTTTTCGAAAACATTATACATCGCAGAAAAAGCGTTTTATAAAGAAAAGCTTAAGCAGAGAAACTCTCGATAA
- a CDS encoding CNNM domain-containing protein produces MGLLIFYGVISIFFSFLCSILEAVLLSVTPTFINLKKKEGKKYATSLEVLKKDVDRPLIAILTLNTIAHTVGAILVGKEAEGLYGNGEGYGVFIVSAIMTILILIASEIIPKTIGATYWKSLTNFTTKALKILIFPLKWTGLLWLMQLTTKLIGGKGHGSVLSREGFLVMADMAHEEGVFVDNESKIIKNLLTFKDINAKDIMTPRTVMKTENENTTVADFFNNNINLRFSRIPVFSESENNIKGVVLKDEIYKEMALGNGSKKLSELKRDIIIVERNTPIPTLFEKLVESKNHLASVVDEYGTVSGIVTMEDVIETLLGLEIMDESDNVSDLQHQARKNWEARAKKLGIIENIEDNQ; encoded by the coding sequence ATGGGATTACTAATATTTTACGGAGTTATCTCCATATTTTTTTCATTTTTGTGTTCTATTTTAGAAGCTGTTCTTTTAAGTGTAACACCAACATTTATAAATCTTAAAAAGAAAGAAGGCAAGAAGTATGCTACATCTTTAGAGGTCTTAAAAAAAGACGTCGATAGACCTTTAATTGCTATTCTAACCTTAAACACAATCGCACACACAGTAGGTGCCATTTTAGTAGGTAAAGAAGCAGAAGGATTGTACGGAAATGGTGAGGGTTATGGTGTATTTATTGTTTCGGCAATAATGACAATTTTAATATTAATTGCTTCAGAAATTATCCCAAAAACAATTGGTGCAACCTACTGGAAAAGCCTAACTAATTTTACAACTAAAGCCTTGAAAATTTTAATTTTCCCTTTAAAATGGACAGGTTTATTATGGTTAATGCAATTAACTACAAAGCTTATTGGTGGCAAAGGACATGGAAGCGTTTTAAGTCGTGAAGGCTTTTTAGTTATGGCAGATATGGCTCACGAAGAAGGTGTTTTTGTAGATAACGAAAGCAAAATTATTAAAAACCTACTAACCTTTAAAGATATTAATGCTAAGGATATCATGACGCCTAGAACCGTTATGAAAACTGAAAACGAAAACACAACCGTTGCAGATTTCTTTAACAACAATATAAACCTTAGATTTTCTAGAATTCCTGTATTTTCAGAATCTGAAAATAATATAAAAGGTGTTGTTCTTAAGGATGAAATCTATAAAGAAATGGCTTTAGGAAATGGTTCTAAAAAACTATCCGAATTAAAACGTGATATTATTATTGTAGAGCGTAATACTCCAATTCCAACTTTATTCGAAAAATTAGTAGAAAGCAAAAACCACTTAGCCTCTGTAGTCGATGAGTATGGAACTGTAAGTGGTATCGTAACAATGGAAGATGTTATAGAAACACTACTTGGTTTAGAGATTATGGATGAAAGCGATAATGTAAGCGATTTACAACATCAAGCTAGAAAAAACTGGGAAGCGAGAGCTAAAAAATTAGGCATTATAGAAAACATAGAAGACAATCAATAA
- a CDS encoding DUF2271 domain-containing protein yields MKTLKTLLVLGVLAISTLSFTTVTESTSYKCMIQMINYSGESAYVVISLINPEGEYEKTLCVQGDDEEWYHDISEWWKFYGKKRTKIDAITGATIAGGARSISVIDIEDSKIDAGYSIRFETAVEDQEYYTKDVEFPLTSESVKSKKEGSGFIRYVRLMPN; encoded by the coding sequence ATGAAAACATTAAAAACACTTTTAGTACTTGGAGTTTTAGCAATTTCAACGCTATCATTTACAACAGTAACAGAATCGACATCGTATAAATGTATGATTCAAATGATTAATTATTCTGGTGAAAGCGCCTACGTCGTTATTTCACTTATTAATCCTGAAGGCGAATACGAAAAAACATTATGCGTACAAGGTGATGATGAAGAGTGGTATCATGACATTTCAGAATGGTGGAAATTCTACGGTAAAAAACGAACAAAAATTGATGCTATTACAGGAGCTACAATTGCAGGAGGTGCAAGAAGTATTAGTGTAATAGATATTGAAGATTCTAAAATTGATGCTGGTTATAGTATTCGTTTTGAAACTGCTGTAGAAGATCAAGAATATTACACAAAGGATGTGGAATTTCCATTAACATCAGAAAGTGTTAAAAGCAAAAAAGAAGGTTCTGGTTTTATTCGTTATGTACGTTTAATGCCTAATTAA
- a CDS encoding methylated-DNA--[protein]-cysteine S-methyltransferase produces the protein MEETCYINSPLGITKIVGDEDGIASVSVLNSNEKVSDIIPEVLEDCVIQLNEYFEGARKQFSLKLNPKGTVFQERVWDALSSIAYGKTTSYLQLSRQLGDEKAIRAVANANGKNPIWIIVPCHRVIGSNGSLTGYAGGLYRKQWLLEHESPYKQQSLF, from the coding sequence ATGGAAGAAACCTGCTATATCAATTCGCCTTTAGGTATTACCAAAATTGTTGGTGATGAGGATGGTATTGCTTCGGTTTCTGTATTAAATTCTAATGAAAAGGTTTCAGATATTATTCCAGAAGTCCTAGAAGATTGCGTGATTCAACTTAACGAATATTTTGAAGGAGCGCGTAAACAATTCAGTTTAAAACTAAATCCTAAAGGCACTGTTTTTCAAGAACGTGTTTGGGATGCTTTAAGCTCTATTGCTTACGGAAAAACGACTTCATATTTACAATTATCTAGACAGTTAGGCGACGAAAAAGCCATTCGTGCAGTCGCAAATGCTAATGGAAAAAATCCAATTTGGATTATTGTCCCATGTCATCGCGTTATTGGTAGTAATGGAAGTTTAACAGGTTATGCTGGTGGATTATATAGAAAACAGTGGTTATTAGAACATGAAAGCCCTTATAAACAGCAAAGTCTATTTTAA
- a CDS encoding YchJ family protein, which produces MNCYCGNNKTYKICCEVFHLNNGKTETAQQLMRSRYSAFVLANGDYLMQTHHSSTRSTSEKKEIVKWAKSVKWIKLEVLETTKGLEKDEEGTVTFNASFYENGSVDVIYEKSVFVKENNNWKYLGLSQ; this is translated from the coding sequence ATGAATTGCTACTGCGGAAACAATAAAACGTATAAAATATGCTGCGAAGTGTTTCATTTAAACAATGGAAAAACAGAAACTGCACAACAATTGATGCGTTCTAGATATAGCGCTTTTGTGCTCGCTAATGGCGATTATTTAATGCAAACACATCATAGTTCTACTAGATCAACATCCGAAAAAAAGGAAATTGTAAAATGGGCAAAATCTGTGAAATGGATAAAACTAGAAGTACTTGAAACTACTAAAGGTTTAGAGAAAGATGAAGAAGGAACAGTAACATTTAATGCTTCATTTTATGAAAACGGAAGTGTTGATGTTATTTATGAAAAATCTGTTTTTGTAAAAGAAAATAATAACTGGAAATATTTAGGATTAAGCCAATAA
- the hemB gene encoding porphobilinogen synthase: protein MYPIKRNRRLRANESIRSLVRETIISPNDFLVPLFVVEGKGIKEEIASMPNYYRFSLDLLETEVKELWKLGLKSVLLFVKVPDNLKDNKGTEALNPNGLMQRAIKTVKNVCPGMLVMTDVALDPYSSFGHDGIIENGKIVNDDTVEVLAEMSLSHAEVGADFVAPSDMMDGRILAIRELLEDEGYTDTGIMSYSAKYASAFYGPFRDALDSAPAAVKDIPKDKKTYQMDYANRFEALRETEMDIDEGADIVMVKPGLCYLDIVREIKNEVDVPVAVYQVSGEYSMLKAAAEKGWLDHDAVMMEQITAIKRAGADIIASYFAKDVVKLIS from the coding sequence ATGTATCCAATAAAAAGAAACCGAAGACTAAGAGCCAACGAATCTATTAGAAGTTTAGTTCGTGAAACTATAATCTCACCAAACGATTTTTTAGTACCATTATTCGTGGTTGAAGGCAAAGGTATAAAAGAAGAAATTGCCTCGATGCCAAATTACTATCGCTTTAGTTTAGATTTATTAGAAACTGAAGTAAAAGAGCTATGGAAATTGGGTTTAAAATCTGTTTTATTATTTGTAAAAGTCCCAGACAATTTAAAAGACAACAAAGGTACTGAAGCTTTAAATCCAAACGGATTAATGCAACGTGCTATTAAAACCGTTAAAAATGTGTGCCCAGGAATGCTAGTGATGACAGATGTTGCGCTAGATCCATATTCATCATTCGGTCACGATGGTATTATTGAAAACGGTAAAATAGTAAACGATGATACGGTTGAAGTTTTAGCAGAAATGAGTTTGTCTCACGCAGAAGTTGGAGCAGATTTTGTAGCACCAAGCGACATGATGGATGGACGTATTTTAGCTATTCGCGAACTGCTAGAAGACGAAGGTTATACAGATACTGGAATCATGAGTTACTCGGCAAAATACGCCTCAGCTTTTTATGGTCCTTTTCGTGATGCTTTAGACTCTGCTCCTGCAGCTGTAAAAGATATTCCTAAGGACAAAAAAACATACCAAATGGATTATGCTAATCGCTTTGAAGCATTACGCGAAACCGAAATGGATATCGACGAAGGTGCAGATATTGTTATGGTAAAACCAGGCTTATGCTATTTAGATATTGTACGCGAAATTAAAAATGAAGTCGATGTACCTGTTGCTGTGTATCAAGTTTCCGGAGAATATTCTATGCTTAAAGCTGCTGCCGAAAAAGGTTGGTTAGATCATGATGCGGTTATGATGGAGCAAATTACAGCCATTAAACGTGCTGGAGCAGATATAATTGCGAGTTATTTTGCTAAAGATGTAGTAAAATTAATATCGTAA
- a CDS encoding serine hydrolase: MKFLKKFFKVLVVLFGLLIAILYITDTDYLIKAVRTIYMRGYTTAFLDDYKKFDNRTIEIETPQPWSNHKNYNSAKETEALNKANTDYGTVAYVIIKNDSIWFENYYDGYNENSKSNSFSMAKSYVSGLMGKAIMEGYIKSLDQPVCDFLPAFCDGQAAKMTVGDLSSMSSGTNWDEAYYSPLSITTRAYFDDDLEKVMNGLKVVTEPGKGFKYASGDTQMLSMVIEKATGKKLYDYFEESFWKPLGSENQTLWQVDSDDHDLVKAYCCIASNAKDFARFGKLYKDNGKWNGKQVLDSAFVAKSLTPKFDPVYGYGWWLKKHNGKDFKMMRGHLGQYVIVQPEDNVIIVRLGHQKSPDAGVGAFTNDISIYIDEAYKMMNN, translated from the coding sequence ATGAAATTCCTTAAAAAATTTTTTAAAGTATTAGTCGTTCTTTTCGGTTTACTTATCGCAATCCTTTACATCACAGATACTGATTATTTAATAAAAGCAGTTCGCACAATATATATGCGTGGTTATACAACAGCGTTTTTAGACGATTATAAAAAATTCGATAACAGAACAATTGAGATAGAAACTCCTCAACCTTGGAGTAATCATAAAAACTATAATTCTGCAAAAGAAACCGAAGCTTTAAACAAGGCCAATACGGATTACGGAACCGTTGCTTATGTCATTATTAAAAACGATAGTATTTGGTTCGAAAACTATTACGATGGGTATAATGAAAACTCTAAATCGAACTCATTTTCTATGGCAAAAAGTTACGTGTCTGGATTAATGGGAAAAGCCATTATGGAAGGTTATATTAAAAGTTTAGACCAACCAGTTTGCGACTTTTTACCTGCCTTTTGCGATGGACAAGCAGCAAAAATGACCGTTGGAGATTTATCTAGCATGAGTTCTGGAACCAATTGGGACGAAGCTTATTATTCTCCATTATCTATAACTACACGTGCTTATTTTGATGACGATTTAGAAAAAGTAATGAATGGTCTTAAAGTAGTAACCGAACCAGGAAAAGGCTTTAAATACGCAAGTGGAGACACACAAATGCTATCTATGGTTATTGAAAAAGCTACAGGCAAGAAACTATACGATTATTTTGAAGAAAGCTTTTGGAAACCTCTTGGCAGTGAAAACCAAACACTTTGGCAAGTAGATAGCGACGACCACGACTTAGTAAAAGCGTATTGCTGTATTGCTAGTAACGCAAAAGACTTTGCGCGTTTTGGAAAATTATATAAAGACAATGGGAAATGGAATGGCAAGCAAGTATTAGATTCTGCTTTTGTAGCTAAATCTTTAACACCAAAATTCGACCCAGTTTATGGATATGGTTGGTGGCTAAAAAAGCATAATGGTAAAGATTTTAAAATGATGCGTGGACACTTAGGCCAATACGTAATTGTACAACCAGAAGATAATGTAATTATTGTGCGTTTGGGTCACCAAAAGTCTCCAGATGCAGGAGTTGGTGCTTTCACTAATGATATTTCAATATATATTGATGAGGCTTATAAGATGATGAATAACTAA
- a CDS encoding PepSY domain-containing protein, producing the protein MTISIWRYSHLTLAVSSFVFILLASITGIILAFQPISEQMEPYKVSDFESITLAETLSNLKTEYPEVLDLQIDANQFVLASVITNDGESLNGYINPRTGQFLGDKIEVSKFFNWVTNFHRSLFLKSIGRFFVGLCSFLLFLIAVSGTVLILKRQGGFKKFFSKIVNENFNQYWHVVLGRLSLIPIIIITITGVYLSLEKFDVLPKNTSSHQIDFETLSETPKIDIKAFPVFKSTKLSEVKSIEFPFSNDVEDYFTISLKDREIVVNQFNGAVLSEIETPLVTVFSTLSLNLHTGKGSILWSLILAIATANILFFIYSGFAMTLKRRKSKLKNKYKKDACKYVILVGSENGNTMPFANQLQQQLIKAGEIAYIAELNNYNTFSKAEHFIIMTSTYGEGEAPTNASAFLQRLKSIKQEQEISYSVVGFGSLAYPDFCKFAFDVDAEMKLQFKQELPVFTINDKSVESFQEWINLWNKKRELQITISKEKLAIKPRLNNTFTVVDKTIAEDHPDSTFLITLKPNTNTFTSGDLLAIYPKNDYRERLYSIGKVNGNVQLSVKLHDNGLGSGFLNTLEIGAHFKARIIKNKAFHFPKKASKVILIANGTGIAPFLGMIDQNTKNTETHFYYGLRQNASFNLYRDAIKENYNSKNLTKLKLAFSREEPKTYVQDVLNQDALFIAETLKNKGVIMLCGSLAMQNDVLATLNTITTENLNLPLSKFIERNQIKTDCY; encoded by the coding sequence ATGACCATTTCAATTTGGAGATACAGCCATCTTACACTAGCTGTATCTTCTTTTGTCTTTATTTTATTAGCTTCTATAACTGGAATCATCTTGGCTTTTCAGCCAATCTCGGAACAAATGGAACCGTATAAGGTTTCAGATTTTGAAAGTATAACACTTGCCGAAACACTTTCGAATTTAAAAACAGAATATCCCGAAGTTTTAGATCTTCAAATTGATGCAAATCAGTTTGTTTTAGCCTCAGTAATTACTAACGATGGCGAAAGTTTAAATGGTTATATAAACCCGAGAACAGGACAGTTTCTAGGAGACAAAATAGAAGTGTCCAAGTTTTTTAATTGGGTTACTAATTTTCATAGATCGCTATTTTTAAAGAGTATTGGTCGTTTTTTTGTTGGTTTATGTTCGTTCCTATTATTTTTAATTGCAGTTTCAGGAACGGTATTAATATTAAAAAGACAAGGTGGTTTTAAAAAGTTTTTCTCTAAAATAGTTAACGAGAATTTTAATCAATATTGGCATGTGGTTTTAGGACGTTTGTCTTTAATTCCAATTATTATCATTACTATTACAGGTGTTTATTTATCGTTAGAAAAATTCGATGTCCTTCCAAAAAACACAAGCTCCCATCAAATAGATTTTGAAACCTTATCGGAAACACCAAAAATAGATATTAAAGCGTTTCCAGTTTTTAAAAGCACAAAGCTTTCCGAAGTAAAAAGTATTGAGTTTCCTTTTTCTAATGATGTCGAAGACTATTTTACCATTTCACTTAAAGACAGAGAAATAGTAGTCAATCAATTTAATGGAGCTGTTTTAAGCGAAATAGAAACACCATTAGTAACCGTTTTTTCTACATTAAGTCTCAATTTACACACAGGAAAAGGTAGTATTTTATGGTCTCTTATTTTAGCAATTGCAACCGCAAATATTCTGTTTTTTATCTATTCTGGTTTTGCAATGACGCTAAAACGAAGGAAATCTAAACTAAAAAACAAGTATAAAAAGGACGCTTGCAAGTATGTGATTTTAGTAGGTTCGGAAAACGGAAACACCATGCCTTTTGCAAACCAATTGCAACAACAATTAATAAAAGCGGGAGAAATAGCTTACATCGCAGAGCTTAATAATTATAACACATTTAGTAAAGCAGAGCATTTTATAATAATGACTTCTACTTATGGTGAAGGTGAAGCGCCAACAAACGCAAGTGCATTTTTACAGCGCTTAAAGTCTATAAAACAAGAGCAAGAAATAAGTTATTCGGTTGTTGGTTTTGGATCATTAGCTTATCCCGATTTTTGCAAATTTGCTTTCGATGTTGATGCCGAAATGAAGCTTCAGTTTAAGCAAGAATTACCTGTTTTTACAATTAACGATAAATCGGTAGAATCGTTTCAAGAATGGATAAACCTTTGGAATAAGAAACGTGAGCTTCAAATTACAATTTCAAAAGAAAAACTGGCCATAAAACCTAGATTAAACAACACATTTACGGTTGTAGATAAAACCATAGCAGAAGACCATCCAGATAGCACCTTTTTAATCACCTTAAAACCGAATACCAATACATTTACTTCTGGAGATTTGCTCGCCATCTATCCAAAAAATGATTATAGAGAGCGTTTGTATTCCATTGGTAAAGTAAATGGTAATGTTCAATTAAGTGTAAAGCTTCACGATAACGGATTAGGCTCAGGCTTTTTAAATACATTAGAAATAGGTGCTCATTTTAAAGCACGAATTATTAAAAATAAGGCGTTTCATTTTCCTAAAAAAGCCTCAAAAGTAATCTTAATTGCCAACGGAACTGGTATCGCTCCCTTTTTAGGAATGATAGACCAAAACACGAAAAACACAGAAACACATTTTTATTATGGTTTAAGGCAAAATGCTTCATTTAACTTATATCGCGATGCTATTAAAGAAAATTATAATAGTAAAAATCTTACCAAATTAAAGTTAGCGTTTTCTAGAGAAGAACCTAAAACTTACGTGCAAGACGTCTTAAATCAAGACGCTTTGTTTATTGCAGAAACCTTAAAAAATAAAGGTGTGATTATGCTTTGCGGATCGTTAGCCATGCAAAACGATGTATTGGCTACCCTAAATACCATTACAACAGAAAACTTAAACCTTCCGTTAAGCAAGTTTATAGAAAGAAACCAAATAAAAACAGATTGTTACTAA
- a CDS encoding GNAT family N-acetyltransferase — MILQFNDFEISPIKETDAWKLCDFMVTNSDRFKRYFPGTLKENLNPTLSQLFVETKVKQFNEKEEFLFTLKHSETRKIAAIIYIKALDWSIKRGEFAYCIDYNFKGKSLISKVVKTLSKHAFTTLELETLQIIAHKDNLPSVNVALNNDFVWQKTLEKEFTPTGEQPLDMELYELYK; from the coding sequence ATGATTCTACAGTTTAACGACTTCGAAATAAGCCCGATTAAAGAAACAGACGCTTGGAAACTTTGTGACTTTATGGTAACAAATTCCGATCGTTTTAAACGTTATTTTCCTGGCACTTTAAAAGAAAACCTAAACCCAACTTTATCCCAATTATTTGTAGAAACAAAAGTGAAACAATTCAATGAAAAAGAAGAATTTTTGTTCACTTTAAAACATTCTGAAACACGTAAAATTGCAGCAATCATCTACATAAAAGCATTAGATTGGTCTATAAAACGAGGAGAATTTGCATACTGCATAGATTATAATTTTAAAGGTAAAAGCCTTATCTCGAAAGTCGTAAAAACACTATCCAAACATGCTTTTACAACATTAGAGTTAGAAACTTTGCAAATAATAGCACATAAAGATAATTTACCAAGTGTAAACGTGGCTTTAAATAATGATTTTGTTTGGCAAAAAACTTTAGAAAAAGAATTCACTCCAACTGGCGAGCAACCTCTAGATATGGAGTTATATGAATTATATAAATAA